The nucleotide sequence TGCCTAACCCCACAAACCACCGGAAGAGCAAGTTATATTCGAGCTGCTCCATCAACTGCCGCTCGCTCCGCACCGTATAGAGCACCTGGAGCAAGAGGGCCCGCAGCAGGTGTTCGGGGGGGATCGAGGGCCGGCCGCCATCGGCATAGATCTGATCAAAGGTCGGCGAGAGCGTCGCTAACGCCCGATCCACCACCGGACGCATCGCGCGCAGCGGATGGTCCGCCGGAATCCGGTCCTCGATCGATACCACACTGAATAGCGCTCCT is from Gemmatimonadaceae bacterium and encodes:
- a CDS encoding transposase; this translates as MRGSEPQQGALFSVVSIEDRIPADHPLRAMRPVVDRALATLSPTFDQIYADGGRPSIPPEHLLRALLLQVLYTVRSERQLMEQLEYNLLFRWFVGLGIDDAIWDVTVFTKNRERLLIGDVADGFFAAVLAEAQAADLLSSEHFTVDGT